From the Silurus meridionalis isolate SWU-2019-XX chromosome 5, ASM1480568v1, whole genome shotgun sequence genome, one window contains:
- the mmgt1 gene encoding ER membrane protein complex subunit 5 → MASSFWKGVVGLGLFALAHAAFSAAQHRSYMRLTEKENETLPIDIVLQTLLAFVVTCCGIVHISGEFKDMDASSELKHKTFNTLRNHPSFYLFNHRGRVLFSSPEPEAPTPTPQALQSNPLRLRKLENFH, encoded by the exons ATGGCTTCGTCCTTTTGGAAAGGTGTTGTTGGTTTAGGACTCTTCGCCTTGGCTCATGCAGCTTTTTCCGCGGCGCAGC ATCGATCCTACATGCGTCtgacagaaaaagagaatgaaacccTTCCAATAGAT ATAGTATTACAGACATTGTTAGCGTTTGTGGTTACATGTTGTGGAATAGTCCACATCTCGGGCGAGTTTAAAGACATGGACGCATCTTCAGAGCTTAAACACAA AACGTTCAACACGTTGAGAAACCACCCGTCTTTCTACCTGTTTAACCACCGAGGCAGGGTGCTCTTCAGCTCACCTGAGCCCGAAGCTCCTACCCCAACTCCTCAGGCATTGCAGTCCAATCCTCTGAGGTTACGCAAGCTCGAGAACTTTCACTGA